A genomic window from Planococcus rifietoensis includes:
- a CDS encoding Rrf2 family transcriptional regulator, with protein MSISSRFAVGIHILALIDLNKETASSSEFIAGSVNTNAAVIRKIMGMLKKAGLIDVQPGVAGAKLSRELSEITLFDIYKAVNVVEENELFSIHDKPHPDCVVGKNIQSTIEPIFMAAQSAMEKVFQNLTLEDIVKDIEAKEHTQ; from the coding sequence ATGTCAATCAGCAGCCGATTCGCCGTCGGAATCCACATACTGGCGTTAATTGATTTGAATAAAGAAACCGCCTCCTCTTCCGAATTTATCGCGGGCAGTGTCAATACCAATGCAGCGGTCATCCGAAAGATTATGGGAATGCTGAAAAAAGCGGGGTTGATCGACGTGCAGCCAGGGGTGGCGGGCGCTAAACTTTCGAGAGAATTGTCGGAGATTACGCTATTCGATATATACAAGGCAGTGAACGTGGTTGAGGAGAACGAATTATTCAGCATCCACGATAAGCCGCATCCCGATTGCGTAGTCGGTAAAAACATCCAAAGCACCATCGAACCAATCTTCATGGCCGCCCAGTCGGCAATGGAAAAAGTGTTTCAGAACCTGACGCTTGAAGACATCGTGAAAGATATTGAAGCAAAAGAACATACTCAGTGA
- a CDS encoding SDR family oxidoreductase: MKILVTGATGKLGSKVVASLLKQVPASDLAVSVRNPEKAEELRAQGVDVRHGDFDAPETLDQAFQEIDRLLIISTDGDNETRIRQHENAVHAAERAGVKFIAYTSLANATESQNLMAPPHVATEAAIIKTGIPYAFLRNNWYLENELGSIQAVEAGAPWVTSAGEGKVGWALQQDYADAAVSVLTGSGHENKTYELSGPLLTQEQLASALGEVLKNQVSVQQVSDEEYAEVMKGAGVPDFAIPIVVGIQESIRNGSLEVANSDFEQVLGRPLTPINDALAQLVSK; encoded by the coding sequence ATGAAAATTTTGGTAACAGGGGCTACAGGAAAACTGGGCTCAAAAGTAGTGGCATCTTTATTGAAACAAGTACCTGCTAGCGATCTTGCTGTAAGTGTCCGCAATCCCGAAAAGGCTGAAGAGTTGCGCGCTCAAGGCGTAGACGTTCGCCACGGTGATTTCGATGCTCCGGAAACATTGGATCAAGCTTTTCAAGAAATCGACCGCTTATTGATCATCTCAACTGACGGCGACAACGAGACAAGAATCCGCCAGCACGAGAATGCGGTTCACGCCGCTGAGCGCGCAGGCGTTAAATTTATCGCCTATACGAGCCTCGCCAATGCGACAGAAAGCCAAAACCTGATGGCCCCGCCGCATGTAGCGACAGAAGCGGCCATCATCAAAACGGGCATCCCTTATGCATTCCTTCGCAATAATTGGTATTTGGAAAATGAACTGGGCAGCATTCAAGCTGTAGAAGCAGGCGCGCCTTGGGTCACTTCGGCTGGAGAAGGAAAAGTCGGCTGGGCTCTGCAGCAGGATTATGCCGACGCAGCTGTTTCCGTATTGACTGGCAGCGGCCATGAAAACAAAACTTACGAACTTTCTGGTCCCTTGTTAACACAGGAACAGCTGGCTTCGGCACTTGGTGAAGTGCTGAAAAACCAAGTTTCGGTCCAACAAGTAAGCGACGAAGAATACGCAGAGGTCATGAAGGGTGCAGGCGTTCCAGACTTCGCCATCCCGATTGTCGTCGGCATCCAGGAAAGCATCCGCAACGGTTCGCTCGAAGTCGCAAACAGCGATTTTGAACAAGTGCTCGGCCGCCCGCTAACACCGATCAACGATGCCCTCGCACAACTGGTTTCAAAATAA
- a CDS encoding ASCH domain-containing protein: MEHKMKLYEEPFRAIQSGKKTVEIRLHDPKRRKLKENDTIEFTKLPSEDEKLLVKITKLCTYPTFREMFEDIPAEKFGIVDNNIEKRVESIHTLYSPAREQEWGSLAIEIELLFP; the protein is encoded by the coding sequence ATGGAGCACAAAATGAAACTTTACGAAGAACCTTTCCGGGCAATCCAGTCCGGAAAGAAAACGGTGGAAATCAGGCTTCATGATCCAAAGAGAAGAAAATTAAAAGAGAACGACACGATAGAATTCACGAAACTGCCCAGCGAAGACGAAAAACTACTAGTGAAAATCACAAAGTTATGCACATATCCGACGTTTCGAGAAATGTTCGAAGACATTCCCGCTGAGAAATTCGGAATTGTGGATAACAATATTGAAAAACGCGTTGAATCCATCCACACCCTCTATTCACCAGCGCGTGAACAAGAATGGGGCAGCTTGGCAATCGAAATCGAGCTGCTTTTCCCCTGA
- a CDS encoding anion permease gives MNTQKQGEVNWKLLLICVAIGAAIWFIPAPSGLETDAWHLFSIFVATIVALVIKPIPMGSTAILALTIIALTQILTLEQSLSGFQNTTIWLIVIAFFISRGFIKTGLGTRVSYLFVRLFGKKTLGLSYSMLLSDLILAPAMPSNTARAGGIIFPIIRSLSETYESRVGDGTERRIGAFLVKVSFQGDMITSAMFVTAMAANPLAVQITQEITGETITWGGWALAALVPGLISLALIPFVIYKLYPPELKETPEASAIAVEKLKEMGPMKKEERYMIGVFVLLLSLWIFGGNFGISATTSAFVGLCVLLLSGVLTWSDIKKEQGAWDTLVWFSVLVMMATYLNELGMIPWFSDLMGNAVGQLSWMMTLVILAIVYFYSHYFFASNTAHVSAMYAAFLSVIVASGAPPLLSALILAFFSNLFSCLTHYGAGPAPVFFGSGYVSQQKWWSLGFIISLIHIVVWFGAGGLWWKALGLW, from the coding sequence ATGAATACTCAAAAACAAGGAGAAGTGAACTGGAAGTTGCTCTTGATTTGTGTCGCTATCGGTGCGGCTATCTGGTTCATTCCCGCACCTTCTGGATTGGAAACGGATGCCTGGCATTTGTTCAGTATCTTTGTGGCTACGATTGTGGCATTGGTGATCAAACCGATACCGATGGGAAGCACGGCGATTCTCGCGCTGACAATTATTGCGCTAACCCAAATTCTTACCTTGGAACAATCGTTAAGCGGATTTCAAAACACGACCATTTGGTTGATTGTCATCGCTTTTTTCATTTCACGCGGATTTATCAAAACCGGTTTGGGGACACGTGTTTCTTACCTGTTTGTCCGGCTGTTCGGCAAGAAAACGCTCGGCTTGTCGTATTCGATGCTGCTGAGTGATTTGATTTTGGCACCAGCCATGCCATCGAATACCGCGCGAGCTGGCGGTATCATATTCCCGATCATTCGCTCGCTTTCAGAAACATACGAATCGAGAGTCGGAGACGGCACGGAGCGGCGCATCGGGGCATTTTTGGTCAAAGTCTCGTTCCAAGGAGATATGATTACTTCGGCGATGTTCGTCACGGCCATGGCCGCGAACCCGCTCGCTGTTCAGATTACTCAGGAAATTACCGGGGAAACAATCACCTGGGGCGGTTGGGCGCTCGCCGCATTAGTGCCTGGCTTGATCAGTTTGGCGCTCATTCCTTTTGTGATTTACAAATTGTACCCGCCGGAATTAAAGGAAACACCGGAAGCCTCTGCCATTGCGGTAGAGAAATTGAAGGAAATGGGGCCGATGAAAAAAGAAGAACGCTATATGATCGGCGTCTTCGTCCTGCTGTTATCACTCTGGATTTTTGGCGGAAACTTCGGCATCAGCGCGACGACCAGTGCGTTCGTCGGGCTTTGTGTGCTGCTGCTCAGCGGGGTGTTGACCTGGTCGGATATCAAAAAAGAACAAGGTGCTTGGGATACGCTCGTCTGGTTCTCTGTGCTTGTCATGATGGCGACGTATTTGAACGAATTGGGCATGATTCCTTGGTTTAGCGATTTGATGGGGAATGCTGTTGGACAACTGTCGTGGATGATGACCTTGGTTATTTTGGCGATCGTCTATTTTTACTCTCATTACTTCTTTGCCAGCAACACGGCTCACGTCAGCGCGATGTATGCGGCGTTCTTGTCGGTCATCGTCGCTTCAGGCGCACCACCGCTATTGTCAGCACTGATTCTCGCGTTCTTCTCGAACTTGTTCAGCTGCTTGACGCATTACGGCGCAGGTCCGGCTCCGGTCTTTTTCGGAAGCGGCTATGTCAGCCAACAGAAATGGTGGAGCCTTGGGTTCATCATTTCCCTGATCCACATTGTGGTCTGGTTTGGCGCAGGCGGCCTATGGTGGAAAGCGCTTGGCCTTTGGTAA
- a CDS encoding GNAT family N-acetyltransferase — MAKWLSTREVLEFYGDVNSPFTIQQVKQKYGPRIQGQVAVHPYIAERNGIPFGFMQHYQLAKEVQVDYGYPLVLNVQGIDQFIGNPALFNQGIGTLMVKSFLDYLMDLPTDTVVLDPEVSNPRAIRCYEKCGFVKVRKINGGKKWLMEFSNSQ, encoded by the coding sequence ATGGCTAAGTGGCTTAGCACAAGAGAAGTACTGGAATTTTACGGAGATGTGAATTCACCCTTCACGATACAACAAGTGAAACAGAAATACGGGCCAAGAATCCAAGGGCAAGTAGCTGTCCATCCATATATTGCGGAGCGAAACGGCATACCTTTTGGTTTTATGCAGCATTATCAATTGGCTAAAGAAGTGCAAGTCGACTATGGTTACCCACTTGTGTTAAATGTACAGGGTATCGATCAATTCATCGGAAATCCTGCACTCTTCAATCAGGGAATCGGAACATTGATGGTCAAGTCTTTCCTGGATTATCTTATGGACTTGCCCACAGACACCGTAGTTTTAGACCCCGAGGTTTCCAATCCAAGAGCGATTCGTTGTTATGAAAAATGCGGATTTGTGAAAGTGAGAAAGATAAATGGCGGAAAGAAATGGTTGATGGAATTTAGCAACTCACAGTAA
- a CDS encoding DUF2785 domain-containing protein — translation MASLNTVVPLEANLLKKTLIDKQGWDKENELVLIKSMMVHIGSPDGELRDRLIYGAFCDLVLGDEIEANILSEMLKSCLNEQMLFKGIGESGTDSVFTRSFTSLLIALILHSDNQKDFLSRELIFEVKDQLISYITLEKDLRGFVVDKGWAHSIAHIADAFDELTKNKKITADDYEELANVLWKKIFITDYIYIHDEEERILIPLLETLKQGLPYEVMQGFVENIPVELEGQKGQLAEENYWYLYANCKKFLKSFYVEIDNDPDLLPLQKSIGACLSEI, via the coding sequence ATGGCCAGCTTAAATACTGTAGTTCCATTAGAAGCGAACTTGTTAAAGAAGACATTAATAGATAAACAAGGCTGGGATAAAGAAAATGAATTGGTATTAATTAAATCAATGATGGTACATATCGGTTCCCCAGATGGTGAGCTGCGCGACAGGTTAATATACGGTGCATTTTGTGATCTGGTTTTGGGAGATGAAATAGAAGCGAACATATTGAGCGAGATGCTCAAGTCTTGTTTAAACGAACAAATGCTGTTTAAAGGGATAGGTGAATCCGGAACAGACAGCGTTTTTACGAGGTCGTTCACCAGTTTGTTAATTGCGCTCATTCTGCACTCAGATAACCAGAAAGATTTTCTTTCAAGAGAGTTAATTTTCGAAGTGAAGGATCAATTAATTTCCTATATCACTCTCGAAAAAGACTTGAGGGGATTTGTCGTTGATAAAGGCTGGGCGCATAGCATCGCTCATATTGCGGATGCCTTTGATGAACTCACTAAAAATAAAAAAATCACAGCTGATGATTATGAAGAGTTAGCAAATGTCTTATGGAAAAAAATATTTATAACAGACTATATCTACATTCACGACGAAGAAGAAAGGATCCTGATTCCTCTATTGGAAACGTTAAAGCAGGGGTTGCCATACGAAGTGATGCAAGGGTTCGTAGAAAATATTCCTGTTGAATTGGAAGGGCAAAAAGGTCAACTAGCAGAAGAAAACTATTGGTACCTATACGCCAACTGCAAGAAATTCCTAAAAAGCTTCTATGTAGAGATTGATAATGATCCTGACTTACTACCGCTCCAAAAAAGCATAGGGGCCTGTCTGTCAGAAATTTAA
- a CDS encoding GNAT family N-acetyltransferase, whose amino-acid sequence MNNKPSIYYKIADSQEEMEQIHRLNYETFVEEIPQHDKSQEQRLVDRFHEENTYWIAKQDNRLIGMVALRGIRPFSLDQKLGAVDHYLPDDAKPCEVRLLSVRREYRGKRVFFGLLQQVVASCLQQDYTCVLISGTVRQARLYRHIGFKPFGPLIGTENAKYQPMLLTKEYFTSAGKLFDQMTQVEKEPFSIRLLPGPVSMHPKVEEAWAMPATSHRSDSFCKEISSLQMELKQLTGATHVQLAIGTGTLANELIAAQLSRLGGKGLILSNGEFGERLAEQAKRWQLDVLHMQKRWDEPLVVNEVEELVKQHPDIRWLWTVHCETSTGYLYPLEELKSLCEQQEIRLCLDACSSFGTVPSDFSNVYMASAVSGKGLGSYPGLAIVLHQDSVSPDASLPAYLDLGLYEKSGTVPFTHSSNSVSALQAAITHHRFPDPLFATEIRNRLTDAGLEVLGHDRYSPGILTIALPSKIEARAVGDALKAKGIEISYESDYLLKRNWIQIALMGDVNPLKVKKAITELIKTLMSA is encoded by the coding sequence ATGAATAACAAACCGTCTATCTACTATAAAATTGCAGATTCACAAGAAGAGATGGAACAAATCCACCGTTTAAATTATGAAACCTTCGTGGAGGAAATTCCTCAGCATGACAAGAGCCAAGAACAACGGCTAGTAGACCGTTTCCACGAAGAGAATACCTATTGGATTGCTAAACAAGACAACCGCTTAATCGGGATGGTGGCACTCCGTGGCATTCGCCCATTCTCCTTAGATCAGAAACTCGGGGCTGTGGATCATTATTTGCCGGATGATGCCAAGCCGTGTGAAGTTCGCTTGCTATCTGTGCGGCGAGAGTATCGCGGCAAGAGAGTTTTTTTCGGTCTTCTCCAGCAAGTCGTAGCTTCCTGTTTACAGCAAGATTATACTTGCGTACTCATTTCAGGGACAGTGCGGCAGGCGCGACTTTACCGACATATAGGCTTTAAGCCGTTTGGACCCCTGATCGGCACAGAAAATGCAAAGTACCAGCCGATGCTGTTAACCAAAGAGTATTTTACTTCAGCCGGGAAGCTTTTCGATCAAATGACTCAAGTGGAGAAGGAGCCGTTTTCAATCCGTCTTCTGCCAGGACCGGTCTCGATGCACCCCAAAGTCGAAGAAGCCTGGGCAATGCCTGCAACGTCCCATCGTTCGGACAGCTTTTGTAAAGAAATCAGCTCTTTGCAGATGGAGCTAAAGCAGCTAACAGGTGCAACTCATGTCCAACTGGCTATCGGAACGGGCACCCTCGCGAATGAATTGATCGCAGCACAGCTGAGCCGGCTTGGCGGTAAAGGGCTCATCCTATCGAATGGCGAATTCGGTGAACGCTTGGCAGAACAGGCAAAGCGTTGGCAATTGGATGTGCTCCATATGCAAAAGCGCTGGGATGAACCGCTTGTTGTAAATGAAGTGGAAGAACTAGTGAAACAGCATCCGGATATTCGCTGGCTATGGACGGTCCATTGCGAAACGTCGACCGGGTACCTTTATCCATTAGAAGAATTAAAATCATTGTGTGAACAACAGGAGATTCGGCTGTGCCTGGACGCTTGCAGCAGTTTCGGGACCGTCCCATCGGATTTTTCGAATGTGTACATGGCAAGCGCTGTGAGCGGAAAAGGTTTGGGTTCTTATCCCGGCCTAGCGATCGTGCTTCATCAAGACAGCGTTTCTCCAGATGCCAGCTTGCCTGCGTATCTGGACTTAGGCTTGTATGAAAAGAGTGGCACGGTGCCATTCACCCATTCTTCGAATAGCGTCTCTGCGCTTCAAGCAGCCATCACTCATCATCGCTTTCCCGACCCGCTGTTTGCAACGGAAATCCGCAACCGGCTAACGGATGCCGGGTTGGAAGTTTTAGGACATGACCGGTACTCGCCTGGCATCCTGACAATCGCCTTGCCAAGTAAAATCGAAGCACGTGCGGTGGGTGATGCACTCAAAGCCAAAGGAATCGAGATCAGCTACGAGAGTGATTATTTATTGAAGCGCAATTGGATTCAAATTGCTTTGATGGGCGATGTAAATCCATTAAAGGTTAAAAAAGCTATCACTGAACTCATTAAAACTCTAATGAGTGCATAA
- a CDS encoding glycerol-3-phosphate acyltransferase, which produces MLIVLLIIGSYICGTINGAYYIGKIYFRKDIRELGSTTAGARNAGRLFGKGAFTGALLVDAFKTFLPLGIGYMLGLSPWVQALLALSVLIGHIWPIQLGGKGGKGVVVYLASALVMVPVALFASFLLLLIVKLLKVKLTGVGLLVLVPAPIILFVQHEWQAACVFSLMLIIVVFAHKRSVFNE; this is translated from the coding sequence TTGTTAATTGTCCTGCTCATAATTGGGTCATACATATGTGGAACGATAAACGGTGCATACTATATTGGCAAAATCTATTTTAGAAAAGATATTAGAGAATTAGGCAGCACTACTGCGGGGGCACGGAATGCTGGGCGCTTATTTGGCAAAGGCGCATTTACCGGCGCCCTCCTGGTCGATGCGTTTAAAACGTTTCTGCCCTTAGGGATTGGTTACATGCTTGGTCTGTCACCATGGGTGCAAGCCTTGCTTGCCTTGAGTGTCCTTATCGGACATATTTGGCCTATTCAATTGGGAGGTAAGGGTGGTAAAGGAGTTGTCGTTTACTTGGCATCTGCCTTAGTGATGGTGCCAGTCGCCCTTTTTGCCTCCTTCCTCTTGTTGCTTATAGTGAAACTATTAAAAGTGAAATTGACGGGTGTGGGCTTGCTGGTTTTAGTTCCAGCGCCGATTATTCTGTTCGTCCAACATGAATGGCAGGCAGCCTGCGTCTTCAGTCTTATGCTTATTATTGTGGTTTTTGCGCACAAAAGGAGTGTCTTCAATGAATAA
- a CDS encoding GNAT family N-acetyltransferase, translated as MIEIKGRKMELIENTAESLDALYFWRFEEKEQEAKKWNGPYIPEEYMSKERHREKWLNDEEIASGVPTSLAIRAEGQVIGYVGAYWVDQNTNWLETGIVIYDKNYWNGGYGREAYTLWIDFLFESTDLHRIGMSTWSGNERMMKVAERIGMREEARIRNARMVEGQYFDAIKMGMLREEWEK; from the coding sequence ATGATTGAAATTAAAGGAAGAAAAATGGAGTTAATCGAAAATACGGCAGAGAGCTTGGATGCACTATACTTCTGGCGGTTTGAAGAAAAAGAGCAAGAAGCGAAAAAATGGAATGGGCCGTATATTCCTGAAGAATATATGAGCAAAGAACGGCACAGGGAAAAATGGCTGAATGATGAGGAGATTGCTTCAGGCGTTCCGACGTCTCTTGCGATTAGGGCTGAAGGACAAGTGATCGGTTATGTAGGAGCATACTGGGTGGACCAAAACACCAATTGGCTCGAAACGGGAATCGTCATCTACGATAAAAATTACTGGAATGGCGGTTATGGCCGAGAAGCTTATACCTTATGGATTGATTTCCTTTTCGAATCGACGGACTTGCACAGGATTGGAATGTCGACCTGGTCAGGCAATGAAAGAATGATGAAAGTTGCGGAAAGAATTGGGATGAGAGAAGAAGCGCGCATCCGAAATGCGCGGATGGTAGAAGGACAGTACTTCGACGCCATCAAAATGGGGATGCTGCGAGAAGAGTGGGAAAAGTAG
- a CDS encoding histidine phosphatase family protein: MLRLYITRHGETQWNIEKKMQGWQDSPLTAKGIQNALWLSERMELVDIDVIYASPSGRAQHTAELIRGNKPTQIVFDPNLKEINMGEWEGHNVSAIKEQDQASFHAFWNEPASYKPSGGESFPELIERIRAALKEIEAKHSSGNVLIVTHSVVIKALFMIFNDTEIEHFWAPPYIEDTSLTIIEVDDTGYRVSLEGCTVHKENNDERVKL, encoded by the coding sequence ATGCTAAGACTCTATATTACGAGGCACGGAGAAACACAGTGGAATATTGAAAAGAAAATGCAAGGATGGCAGGATTCCCCTTTGACAGCGAAAGGAATTCAAAATGCATTATGGCTGAGTGAAAGAATGGAGCTAGTCGATATAGATGTAATTTATGCGAGTCCAAGTGGCAGAGCACAACATACTGCGGAACTGATCCGTGGAAACAAGCCAACTCAGATCGTATTTGATCCCAATTTGAAGGAAATCAATATGGGGGAGTGGGAAGGCCACAATGTATCAGCCATCAAAGAACAGGATCAAGCAAGCTTCCATGCATTTTGGAATGAGCCGGCCTCGTATAAGCCAAGTGGCGGTGAATCGTTCCCTGAATTGATCGAGAGAATCCGGGCAGCTTTAAAAGAAATCGAAGCGAAACATTCTTCTGGCAACGTCTTGATCGTCACGCATTCGGTCGTCATCAAAGCGCTATTCATGATTTTCAACGACACAGAAATCGAACACTTCTGGGCACCGCCGTATATTGAGGACACCAGCCTCACTATCATAGAAGTCGATGACACAGGCTATCGAGTAAGCTTGGAAGGCTGTACAGTACATAAAGAAAACAACGATGAGAGAGTAAAACTTTAG
- a CDS encoding alpha/beta fold hydrolase, which produces MTKQMEDARVDIGGIQLYCKVLGESTDGPVIVFDSGYGVPTRRWNSVKAEVSSFSQLLIYDRAGLGRSTGDSRPHHSLQNVANLRSLLQEKEIKPPYILVGHSFGGLNVRLYASLYPEEVAGLILLDSCHEDQNKLMADELSPDMQADYYGQFGAEGTLAEFEESLEQVRKYKTLGNIPLTVVTGGNQPDHTEESWNHWMNFQRDLASLSTNSRHVILEDAGHSVHIDNPEAVVSEIREMVNSLKSPNHLLKRNS; this is translated from the coding sequence ATGACGAAGCAGATGGAAGATGCACGCGTTGATATCGGAGGAATTCAGCTTTATTGCAAAGTGTTAGGGGAAAGTACGGATGGACCTGTAATTGTTTTCGATTCAGGGTATGGGGTGCCCACGAGGAGATGGAACAGCGTCAAGGCGGAAGTCTCTTCATTTTCCCAACTGCTCATCTACGACCGAGCTGGTCTTGGACGGAGCACTGGAGACTCGCGTCCGCACCATAGCCTTCAAAATGTTGCGAATCTGCGCAGCTTGCTTCAAGAAAAGGAAATAAAACCTCCATATATACTAGTCGGCCATTCTTTCGGCGGCTTGAATGTCCGCCTTTACGCAAGCTTGTACCCGGAAGAAGTAGCTGGACTGATTCTTTTGGACTCATGCCACGAAGATCAAAATAAACTGATGGCTGATGAATTATCTCCTGACATGCAAGCTGATTATTACGGACAGTTTGGAGCAGAAGGCACTTTAGCGGAATTCGAAGAAAGCTTGGAGCAAGTGCGGAAATACAAAACGCTCGGCAACATCCCCTTAACCGTCGTAACCGGCGGCAACCAGCCTGATCATACTGAAGAGTCCTGGAATCACTGGATGAATTTCCAGAGAGACCTAGCCAGTCTGAGTACCAATAGCCGTCATGTCATTCTCGAAGATGCGGGACATTCCGTTCATATCGATAATCCCGAAGCGGTCGTCAGTGAAATCCGAGAGATGGTGAACTCCCTGAAGAGTCCAAATCATCTTCTGAAAAGAAATTCTTAA
- a CDS encoding alpha/beta fold hydrolase, translating to MNYHEFGNPDQPTVLCLHGLGGNGLYSFGELIPYLCKDFHVIILDNPGHGKTAPLPKEEDYLFSNLAAWVDQVVDRIIDGPFYIMGHSWGADIALHYTRFYPDNVAGLILLDGAFTFPHNQPEMSFDYAYTGWNDYMDRSIFNSEKEIFEEYRIYARQWDIQKERYAASLFTKTPDGKFELIVSKFSVLAIVKAFFKEPFREAYPFIKAPTLLIHAAHPKSLEQARIEGVRQLSEHIENLSVQSLENAMHMIQWDEPEMTSHSIIQWLNKK from the coding sequence GTGAACTATCATGAATTCGGGAATCCCGATCAGCCGACCGTTCTTTGCCTGCATGGCCTCGGTGGAAATGGGCTTTACAGTTTCGGAGAGCTTATTCCCTATCTGTGTAAAGACTTTCATGTCATTATTTTGGACAATCCAGGCCATGGAAAAACGGCTCCTTTGCCGAAAGAAGAGGATTATTTGTTTTCAAATTTGGCCGCTTGGGTCGATCAAGTAGTCGACCGGATTATTGATGGCCCGTTCTATATCATGGGACATTCTTGGGGAGCAGATATCGCTCTTCATTACACTCGCTTTTATCCAGACAATGTAGCCGGCTTGATCTTGTTGGATGGCGCGTTTACTTTTCCTCACAACCAGCCGGAAATGAGCTTCGATTATGCTTATACAGGTTGGAACGACTATATGGACCGTTCGATATTTAATAGCGAAAAAGAAATCTTTGAGGAATACCGGATATATGCGAGGCAGTGGGATATTCAGAAAGAACGTTATGCGGCTTCGCTTTTCACCAAGACACCAGATGGAAAATTCGAGCTTATCGTTTCAAAGTTTAGCGTGCTCGCCATCGTCAAAGCCTTTTTCAAAGAGCCTTTCAGAGAAGCATATCCATTCATAAAGGCGCCCACATTGTTGATACACGCTGCACATCCCAAAAGCTTAGAGCAAGCCAGAATCGAGGGGGTTCGCCAGCTCTCTGAACATATCGAAAACCTGTCCGTGCAGTCCTTAGAAAATGCAATGCACATGATTCAGTGGGACGAACCCGAAATGACTTCGCATTCCATTATCCAATGGCTAAATAAGAAATAG
- a CDS encoding GNAT family N-acetyltransferase, producing the protein MAVIFKEHKQIPREQLKALYEDAEWYAYTKDMDQLEQALSCSLYVLSAWEKDKLVGLIRVVGDGLTIVYIQDILVLASQQNNGIASDLMHQTLYKFSGVRQKVLLTEEAPNVRHFYEKNGFRSCDVGTLVAFAKMD; encoded by the coding sequence ATGGCCGTTATATTCAAAGAACATAAGCAAATCCCACGCGAGCAGTTGAAAGCCCTTTACGAAGATGCTGAATGGTATGCCTATACAAAGGATATGGATCAGCTGGAACAAGCCCTATCATGTTCGTTGTATGTATTATCTGCATGGGAAAAAGACAAGTTAGTCGGGCTGATTCGTGTAGTCGGCGATGGGTTAACGATTGTTTATATCCAAGATATTCTCGTGTTAGCAAGTCAGCAAAACAACGGAATTGCTTCAGATCTTATGCACCAAACCTTGTATAAATTCAGCGGAGTGCGCCAAAAAGTACTATTAACCGAAGAAGCGCCGAATGTTCGTCATTTCTACGAAAAGAACGGATTTCGTTCATGTGATGTAGGGACGCTCGTAGCTTTTGCTAAAATGGATTAA